From a single Cyclobacterium marinum DSM 745 genomic region:
- a CDS encoding SPOR domain-containing protein, giving the protein MSDKNSKDQKSQSDNDEDFGLPPVNVTPLEGAKAAGSISSSGKKESGKPSKNNPPVEEEKKDNTVGIFLIILLLILGLGFGLYYFGIFDKLDQQQPKDSVTTNQVEKPAPATKEQIPETVVEEAEPAEETSPQLVEIDGRETSPRYFLVVGSFIDDDLARDYSDKLNKAGENTFLIHPYGKIHYYRLAIGQFENVDLALEARESFQDNFEENLWVLKY; this is encoded by the coding sequence ATGTCTGACAAAAATTCCAAGGATCAAAAAAGCCAATCCGATAATGATGAGGACTTTGGCTTGCCTCCTGTCAATGTAACACCATTGGAAGGAGCTAAAGCAGCCGGGTCAATTTCAAGCTCAGGAAAGAAAGAATCTGGGAAACCATCCAAAAATAATCCTCCTGTTGAAGAAGAAAAGAAAGACAATACGGTTGGTATCTTTTTAATCATTTTATTGTTGATATTAGGCTTAGGTTTTGGGCTTTATTATTTCGGCATTTTTGATAAACTAGATCAGCAGCAACCCAAAGATTCAGTAACAACAAATCAAGTTGAAAAGCCGGCACCTGCTACCAAAGAACAGATTCCTGAAACAGTAGTAGAGGAAGCTGAACCTGCAGAAGAAACCAGTCCACAATTGGTAGAAATTGATGGCAGAGAGACTTCACCACGTTATTTTTTAGTGGTGGGGAGCTTTATAGATGATGATCTTGCTAGAGATTATTCGGATAAACTCAATAAAGCCGGAGAGAATACGTTTTTGATACATCCTTACGGAAAGATTCATTATTACAGACTTGCTATTGGGCAGTTTGAAAATGTAGATCTGGCCTTGGAAGCTAGGGAAAGCTTTCAAGACAATTTTGAAGAAAACTTATGGGTTTTGAAATATTAA
- a CDS encoding TonB-dependent receptor, whose product MKNFRNLITGLLVLAGVAHGYSQETTTDPQRGEIRDTEFIIRKDRVLSLPRQSRVFEKSPSLPQVSTSIDYTYQVKNFAATLAPVDVNFKSYQKPFPRADNDQTQAIVKLGFGNYSSPLIQADYHSLDNDDYTYGAHIKHQGFYTGPVDGENSAEDHTDILLNGSLYRDDFEIFGRLGYERDMHHFYGYTPDPETDVMQDSIRQVFGTFKMMAGLRRVDKAEPFDYEANLALRLFNDRFEAKESEVLIRANAGFRANDFLKGGINSLLAFTSPQDIYYEDIKRNYFKLQPYVQYTKESFKIKVGANVIQENDIVPNKTEDFHIFPILKMSYHVLPELGIYGAYEGDVIRNTYYDFIQENPFLGPSENLKNTIQNFQIDAGISGKANDQVNYKIGFKYGDFTNMHFYGNNEMDSTRFQLIYDNNSKVLEYHASIDYIFDEWYQLDASAHYYHYTLDEISFAWQRPEWELKINNTFTPDDKWLVHANVNAMGGINAINLMSDNERILGTLVDLHLGADYAFTNRFSAFAYGNNLLNQKYQRFSNYPVRGIQLIGGVSFKF is encoded by the coding sequence ATGAAAAATTTTAGAAATTTAATCACCGGGCTGTTGGTATTGGCAGGTGTTGCCCACGGATATTCTCAAGAGACAACAACAGATCCGCAAAGAGGTGAAATCAGGGATACGGAATTTATCATCCGTAAAGACAGGGTCTTAAGTTTACCTAGGCAATCAAGGGTTTTTGAAAAAAGTCCTTCCTTACCTCAGGTATCTACTTCCATAGATTATACTTATCAGGTTAAGAATTTTGCGGCAACACTTGCTCCGGTTGATGTAAATTTTAAATCTTATCAAAAACCTTTTCCACGAGCTGATAATGACCAGACCCAAGCCATTGTAAAATTGGGTTTTGGGAATTATTCTTCCCCTCTCATTCAAGCAGATTACCACAGTCTGGACAATGACGACTATACCTATGGGGCGCACATTAAGCATCAAGGTTTCTACACAGGTCCTGTAGATGGAGAAAACTCTGCAGAAGACCACACAGATATTTTGCTGAATGGCAGTCTATACAGGGATGATTTTGAAATATTTGGAAGGTTGGGCTATGAAAGGGATATGCATCATTTTTATGGATATACGCCGGATCCAGAAACCGACGTAATGCAAGACTCTATTCGTCAGGTTTTTGGAACCTTTAAAATGATGGCAGGATTAAGGCGTGTGGATAAAGCAGAGCCGTTTGATTATGAGGCCAACCTTGCCTTGAGACTTTTCAATGATCGATTTGAAGCCAAGGAAAGTGAGGTTTTAATTCGAGCCAACGCAGGGTTTAGGGCCAATGATTTTCTAAAAGGTGGAATCAATAGCCTTCTAGCCTTTACATCACCTCAAGATATTTATTATGAGGATATCAAAAGGAACTATTTTAAGTTACAACCTTATGTACAATACACCAAGGAGTCTTTTAAGATCAAAGTAGGGGCAAATGTGATACAGGAAAATGATATTGTTCCCAATAAAACAGAAGACTTTCATATTTTTCCTATTTTAAAAATGTCTTACCATGTGCTTCCTGAACTTGGAATATATGGAGCTTATGAAGGAGATGTCATTAGGAATACTTACTATGATTTTATTCAGGAAAATCCTTTTTTAGGACCTTCAGAAAACCTAAAAAATACCATTCAGAATTTTCAAATAGATGCTGGAATATCTGGAAAAGCAAATGACCAGGTTAATTATAAAATTGGTTTTAAATATGGGGATTTCACCAATATGCATTTTTACGGAAACAATGAAATGGACAGTACCCGCTTCCAATTGATTTATGACAATAACTCCAAGGTATTGGAATATCATGCATCGATAGATTATATATTCGATGAATGGTATCAATTGGATGCTTCAGCCCATTATTACCATTACACATTGGATGAAATTAGCTTTGCTTGGCAAAGACCGGAATGGGAGTTGAAGATAAATAACACTTTTACACCTGATGATAAATGGTTAGTACATGCCAATGTTAATGCAATGGGAGGGATTAATGCTATAAATTTGATGTCTGACAATGAAAGGATACTTGGAACGCTTGTGGATCTTCATTTAGGTGCAGACTATGCTTTTACAAATAGGTTTTCTGCTTTCGCTTATGGCAACAACCTACTAAATCAAAAATACCAACGGTTTAGCAATTATCCTGTTCGCGGAATTCAATTGATAGGTGGAGTAAGCTTTAAATTTTGA